The following proteins are encoded in a genomic region of Columba livia isolate bColLiv1 breed racing homer chromosome 17, bColLiv1.pat.W.v2, whole genome shotgun sequence:
- the RITA1 gene encoding RBPJ-interacting and tubulin-associated protein 1: protein MSVAAAEARAGGGRGRGGSVPAPPRAAMRAAGPAPGGASAPAPQPPRGGRGRGRGRAVRRARASFVDESLFGSPGSRPAPPGFAPPWAVSVPVPAAPGGGPRPRSRCRLRSHTPSFCDESLFGAKPEGPAWAAPWMRKEDVAKLHVLLWSPPPAPQHQPSPSPRSRETPVRAVHPRSAASPAPAACDTGRKDNSCLWKCPESPLGSENHGAPRRGRSQSLSRLNPPSDGLCPASDNPKMGRCKNQSPLTAPATPRAPLMRGRSKSVCGPPLARSSTAAGGCKPRPPWK, encoded by the exons ATGTCGGTAGCGGCGGCGGAAGCACGTGCGGGGGGCGGGCGCGGAAGGGGCGGGTCtgtcccggccccgccccgggcGGCCATGCGGGCGGCGGGGCCAGCACCGGGAGGCGCCTCCGCGCCCGCCCCGCAGCCGCCGCGGGGGGGCCGGGGTCGGGGCCGAGGCCGCGCCGTCCGCCGGGCCCGGGCGTCCTTCGTGGACGAGTCGCTGTTCGGCAGCCCGGGGTCCCGCCCGGCGCCGCCCGGCTTCGCTCCTCCCTGGGCGGTGTCGGTGCCGGTGCCGGCGGCCCCCGGCGGCGGCCCCCGACCGAGGAGTAGGTGCAG GCTGAGAAGTCACACTCCGTCCTTCTGCGACGAGTCCCTGTTCGGTGCCAAGCCCGAGGGTCCGGCCTGGGCAGCTCCGTggatgaggaaggaagatgtgGCCAAGCTCCACGTGCTGCTCTGgagccccccgcccgccccccaaCACCAGCCCAGCCCTTCCCCCCGCTCCCGGGAGACACCGGTGAGAGCCGTCCACCCGCGCAGCGCGGCGTCCCCGGCACCGGCAGCCTGTGACACGGGCCGTAAGGACAACTCCTGCCTCTGGAAGTGTCCCGAGAGCCCTTTGGGCTCTGAAAACCACGGTGCTCCCCGCAGAGGGCGTTCGCAGTCTCTCAGTCGGCTGAACCCCCCCTCAGACGGGCTCTGCCCGGCTTCAGACAATCCCAAGATGGGAAGGTGTAAAAACCAGAGCCCGCTGACAGCCCCCGCCACCCCCCGAGCCCCTCTGATGAGGGGGCGGTCAAAAAGCGTGTGTGGACCCCCCTTGGCCAGGAGCTCCACAGCAGCGGGTGGCTGCAAACCCAGGCCACCCTGGAAGTGA
- the DDX54 gene encoding ATP-dependent RNA helicase DDX54: MAPPRARRQSRGAPVPTPPLPAFPTAEEEEEDADGAEAEPDTRALVRAQNQKKKKSGGFQSMGLSYPVFKGIMKKGYKVPTPIQRKSIPAILRGRDVVAMARTGSGKTACFLIPMFERLKAPSQAGARALVLSPTRELALQTLKFTKELGKFTGLKTALILGGDKMEDQFAALHENPDIIIATPGRLVHVAVEMKLKLHTVEYVVFDEADRLFEMGFAEQLQEIIARLPDCHQTVLFSATLPKLLVEFARAGLTEPMLIRLDVESKLSDQLKLAFFHLRGDDKPAVLLHLLRSVVKPQDQTVVFVATKHHTEYLKELLTAQGIRCTHIYSSLDQTARKINIAKFSQGKCPVLLVTDVAARGLDIPMLDNVINYSFPAKAKLFLHRVGRVARAGRSGTAYSLVAPDEMPYVFDLHLFLGRPLVLAGAQEMPADADGVLGRVPQSLVDDEECLLLTDQEGSLELRSLRRVAENAHKQYLRSRPGPSPESIKRAKELDVSQLGMHPLFSARFEDTELERLKLVDSIKTYKSKATIFEINATSRTPASTVMRSKRRHDRVLIEKYQRGQQEKRAAALQGRGLCPAPLAPQEGEGEEEENLQDVFSTVVGQKRKRGRGGDDGARKKTRQPVQRDEDFYIPYRPKDFESERGLSVGGEGSPFEQQAAGAVLDLMGDENHNLNKSKQLLKWDRKKKRFVGQTGQEGKKKVRTESGRYISSSYKNNLYEKWKQKYKVDERDEDEEDQRGREQFRGKHRRGHGSGQPPAQGRVRSELKNKQQILKQRKKAAKQRFLQSGGLKRLKARNRQRVQELRQMAFGRRVGGAKKGKLRKRV, from the exons ATGGCGCCGCCGCGCGCCCGCCGCCAGTCCCGGGGAGCGCCG gtccccacACCACCGCTCCCCGCCTTCCCCACcgccgaggaggaggaggaggacgccGATGGCGCCGAGGCCGAACCGGACACGCGGGCGCTGGTGCGGGCGCAGAaccagaagaagaagaaatccGGGGGCTTCCAGTCCATGG gcCTCAGCTACCCCGTCTTCAAAGGCATCATGAAGAAGGGCTACAAGGTGCCCACCCCCATCCAGAGGAAG AGCATCCCCGCCATCCTGCGCGGCCGGGACGTGGTGGCCATGGCGCGGACGGGCAGCGGGAAGACGGCCTGCTTCCTCATCCCCATGTTCGAGCGGCTCAAGGCGCCCAGCCAGGCCGGGGCGCGCGCCCTCGTCCTCTCGCCCACCCGCGAGCTGGCCCTGCAGACCCTCAAGTTCACCAAGGAG CTGGGCAAGTTCACAGGCTTGAAGACAGCCCTGATCCTGGGAGGAGACAA GATGGAGGATCAATTCGCTGCCCTGCATGAGAACCCCGACAT AATCATCGCCACCCCCGGGCGCCTGGTGCACGTGGCGGTGGAGATGAAGCTGAAGCTGCACACCGTGGAGTATGTGGTGTTTGACGAGGCCGACAG GCTCTTTGAGATGGGCtttgctgagcagctgcaggagatCATCGCCCGGCTCCCAGACTGTCACCAGACTGTCCTTTTCTCCGCCACGCTGCCCAAGCTGCTCGTCGAGTTCGCCCGGGCTG GTCTCACGGAGCCGATGCTGATCCGGCTGGACGTGGAGTCCAAGCTCAGCGACCAGCTCAAG CTGGCTTTCTTCCACCTGCGTGGGGACGACAAACCAGCCGtgctgctccacctgctccgCAGTGTGGTGAAGCCCCAGGACCAGACCGTCGTCTTCGTGGCCACCAAGCACCACACGGAGTATCTCAAGGAG ctgctgacgGCGCAGGGCATCCGCTGCACACACATCTACAGCTCGCTGGACCAGACCGCCCGCAAGATCAACATCGCCAagttctcccagggcaagtgcCCGGTGCTGCTGGTCACCGACGTGGCCGCACGCGGGCTCGACATCCCCATGCTGGACAACGTCATCAACTACAGCTTCCCCGCCAAGGCCAAGCTGTTCCTGCATCGCGTCG GTCGTGTGGCCCGTGCTGGCCGGAGCGGCACTGCCTACTCACTGGTGGCTCCCGACGAGATGCCCTACGTCTTTGACCTCCACCTCTTCCTGGGGCGCCCACTCGTCCTCGCCGGCGCCCAGGAGATGCCAGCTG ATGCTGACGGGGTGCTGGGCCGCGTCCCCCAGAGCCTGGTGGACGATGAGGAGTGCCTGCTGCTGACGGACCAGGAGGGCTCGCTGGAGCTGCGCAGCCTGCGCCGCGTCGCCGAGAACGCCCACAAGCAATACCTGcgctcccggcccggcccctcGCCCGAGTCCATCAAGAGGGCGAAGGAGCTGGACGTGTCCCAGCTGGGCATGCACCCGCTCTTCA GCGCTCGCTTTGAAGACACCGAGCTGGAGCGGCTGAAGCTCGTGGACAGCATTAAAACCTACAAGTCCAAGGCG ACCATCTTCGAGATCAACGCCACATCCCGGACACCGGCCAGCACCGTGATGCGGTCGAAGCGGCGCCACGACCGTGTGCTCATCGAGAAGTACCAGCGCGGGCAGCAGGAGAAGCGGGCAGCGGCTCTGCAAGGGCGGGGGCTGTGCCCGGCCCCCCTCGCACCccaggagggagaaggagaggaggaggaaaacctGCAG GACGTGTTCTCCACCGTCGTGGGCCAGAAGCGAAAACGGGGCCGAGGAGGTGATGATGGTGCCAGGAAAAAGACGCGGCAGCCAGTGCAGCGGGACGAGGACTTCTACATCCCTTACCGGCCCAAGGACTTCGAGAGTGAGAGGGG GCTGAGCGTGGGTGGCGAGGGCAGCCCCTTCGAGCAGCAGGCAGCTGGAGCTGTCCTGGATCTCATGGGTGATGAAAACCACAACCTCAACAAgagcaagcagctgctgaagtG GGACCGCAAGAAGAAGCGGTTCGTGGGGCAGACGGGCCAGGAGGGCAAGAAGAAAGTGCGGACGGAGAGCGGGCGCTACATCAGCAGCTCCTACAAGAACAACCT CTATGAGAAATGGAAGCAGAAATACAAGGTTGATGAGCGGGACGAGGATGAGGAGGACCAGCGAGGCAGGGAGCAGTTCCGAGGGAAGCACCGGCGCGGGCACG GGTCCGGGCAGCCCCCGGCGCAGGGCAGGGTGCGCTCGGAGCTGAAGAACAAGCAGCAGATCCTGAAGCAGCGCAAGAAGGCGGCCAAGCAGCGGTTCCTGCAGAGCGGGGGGCTGAAGCGCCTGAAGGCCAGGAACCGACAGCGGGTGCAGGAGCTGCGGCAGATGGCGTTTGGGCGCAGGGTGGGGGGCGCCAAGAAGGGCAAACTACGCAAGAGGGTGTAG